Within the Candidatus Latescibacterota bacterium genome, the region CGCTATCGGCTTCCAGTACTTCATCAATTGAGGTGAATTCTGATTTATTAACCTCTGTCGCCTTGAGAATGTCATCCAAACCGCCAAGCACCATCTGAAGCTTCAAAAAGGACTCCAGTGAAATGGAATGCTTTTGTTCGAATTGGCGAAGCGTTGGTAACGGCACCCCCGAACGTTTGGCAAGTCCTTCCTGGGTAAGGTCCATCTCCAAACGCTGCCTGCGGGTGTTTTCGGCTAGTTTTTTTTGTGCTTTTGCCTG harbors:
- a CDS encoding helix-turn-helix domain-containing protein, translated to MMLLNTQAKAQKKLAENTRRQRLEMDLTQEGLAKRSGVPLPTLRQFEQKHSISLESFLKLQMVLGGLDDILKATEVNKSEFTSIDEVLEADSAPTRKRGKRK